In Esox lucius isolate fEsoLuc1 chromosome 22, fEsoLuc1.pri, whole genome shotgun sequence, the genomic window TTTCACAATGGACAGGATAAGGAAATATGGTGGGTATTTTTCGCCTGTTTAATCCTGACAGGGAAAAAGGCGGTTCGCAGTCGTCTAATTACTCACTTTGATCTTTAGAAATGAACTAccaagagacagggagagacattCTAGAAATGGAAATAATAGAATTAGGCTCATATAGTAATTCACTAGCATGAGTTCAGCAAGGCCCTGCTCTGAAAATATGCATAGTGCCTCTTATACTGTCTCTCTGGTTCTACTGGAGGCTAAAGCACAAAATGCCAAGCATGTACACATTCACAACTGTCAGCTAATGACGGAAACACAGAGGTGTTAAAGCAAAAGAACACAGCTAGGTGAACCAGTTTAGGGATGTTTCAAATATAGACCCAAATGTAACGGGAGTTCATAAATAACCAGTgatcaatgaaataaaaaggaagagtgaaaAATGACCTGGTGCATTAGCTCttaattaggaacttcccaaaactggtgaataCTACAGAGTGCTTTGCACTTTGTATACTGTGCCACTGGGCAAGCGGCATAAATACGTTGCTTGGTTTTGACCTGGTTTTAACACACTGGATATGTTTAAGATTATATTAATGAGAGCCTCTGTATGTGTTGGATGCTCTACGATCATGAAGAGATGTGACCTTACTGCAACATGTGGGTCACGCTGTATCATTCATGCAGGGTAATTTCATGGCGATTTGAGATATATGAAATCATACAGCAGTCTCTCAGAGGGATATTTGGTCATgctgtttaaaaatgttcatgGGAAAATAAAGCTTTAAATCATTCAGAGTGACAGCAGCCAATTTTGGCATAGCTAAAGCAGACACAGCTTACTAAACGTTGTTATGTGTAGTATACGCTTAGCGTATGTAATTTATGAGGAATTTGATTTAAACCATGCATGCATGTAATTGTATGACCTAGCTCGCCTTCCATTATGCTATGGAATATAAATGCCTCTTCCCAAAAGTACTCATTAACATGGCAATCTTAGATGACACCAACATCCGTTTGATGGTTGTAAAAGAGAGGCGTACAAATCCAACATTTAAATCTCACGAGAAGAGCGTGCACTGTGGACATGTTTACTATGTAAACCGAAACACAGCGTTGACTACTTATTTACAAAGCAAATAAATCATGACTTCAGCAGGTCCGGTCGGCAAACCGCATATTTTGGTCAGTCGTCAATGTTAGTCTTTGTTATATACATTCTGCTCAAGCAAATGACCTCACCCGTCAGTCTTTCCCCATCACCGCTGAGCAAAGAGAGGAACCCCATGACAACAAGCAGCACAGCTGTCATTTGCAAATAGCAGCATTTCTTTTACTGGCACAACATGTTTGTGCAGTAGTACGATTAGTCAAGGATACACCATGGTTTACTTATGACTTGTTGGCCCGGCAAACCGTCTCTGTCTGGCGGATTTTCAGTCATCCACAGTCACTCTAGTGCCACGAGACTTCCTGTTGTGTGGCAGGGACAGATTCCTTCTCCATTTCTCAAATCTAGAACCATGCAATAGTCTTCTGCTTTTACAGGTGGGAGAGAGAAATCATGCCATGTCTTTTCAGACTGTGTGCTCTTCTCAGGTCCCCAGGGAATATGGAAATCTGTGGAGAAGAACTGCTAGTGGCTCCTGTGGTGGACAGACACAAATAAAGGCAGAGGTTGAAGGGCAGACAACCCAGTATTTAATAGAGGCTATTTTAGGGTCACTTACAGGAGGCACTCAGGAACATCCTCCTTTGTTCAGCACATCCTTTCATCCATAGATAGATCAAAGTGCTTTCTGGGGTGCATTAGGGATGACATGCGATTGTGGTCTATATAATGTTTTCGGTCTGTACGTCAATGTAACATGAAAGGGAAAATAAAATAGGCctacaaaaacagaataaaaaagaaacactgagAGCCTGAAAAACTCATGATGGATCCTGGGTCAAAGTTAAGACTGCTGGGCTAGAATCACCCTGGCGCCAGTGAGGCCTCTGGAAGGGAACTGGATTCCCAGAGGCTACAGGAACGTTAGTAGCTTGAGACGGGCAGAGTGTGGGCACAGGGCCTCAGAGGCAGGGGTTAGGGGTCACGCATTGGAACTGGCACAGTGAACAATGGCACTAACAGGCTGCCACATTCTCACGCCTTCTGCCCAGCTTGGCAGGCAGAGTAGTGGCCAAGAAAATAATAACATGCTCCTGGAAGTGTTCTAAGAGCAAACCTCCGCTTAGAAAGATGACCGGATAGACAAACAGTGAGTTCATGTTTCTATTTTTTAAGAGAGGGGAGGGTATTTGTTAATTTAATCACAGACACACTAGAAAGAGGAAAATGTAGGTGGAGGGAGACAAAGTTAGTTGGGAGCGTGACGGGAGTTGAACTCTGGTCTCCAGTGGGGAGCTACTTTATACACATGAAGCTGGGTGTGTCCCACCGGATCACAGCTCCGCAGAAAATAGTGACTTCTGACAGCTAGTCTAAAAAATGATTTTACTTGTTAAGGGCTTTCAAAGAATTATGGGTTGTGAACTTGGCACCCAAAATTACGGTATGTGTGTTTACATAAAGCCTAAAGGAAATGTGTCAAGCGAAAacaatgtatatataatgtatatcaaTTTCAGTGCCCCAGCAGCTCTTTTCATGACTTGAAGGCGAGCTATGCAAAACCCGACGGACACTGGTTGATGGAAGAGAAccactgtgtttttttcaaAGGGAGAGGAGAGTAATGGAGGTTAAAAGTGATAACACTGTGAAATGGAGCCTTAAGTTGTCCTGCTGGGCTGGAAGTCTATTTGGATTTTTACTGACTCTTCCAACTATTTTATGGGAGTTTTCCATTTGGCGCAAGACAATGTTTTTCACTTACTGATAAGAACACCGATTTATTTAGGCGATTCGGGCCCAATAACAAAGTGCTTTTGCAGTAACTGCTGTAATATGATTAGAGATTCTCTGAGAGTATAACTTTAAAATGTAAGAAACAATGtgacaaacaacattttgcGTCAACATTTCGTCTGTAGGGTCTCAAGAGTTTTGTAAAATCTTTTTAAAAAATGACCTTTGCAGTGACTAAATATTTGAGAAATGCTCAATACACCCTCCTCAATAAATGAACACTAAAGTGATTTTTACATCCTTTGGATGGGAAAGGGAAAGGTCACACAAGAGAAGGAAGCTGACCTTAGCCAGACTGTGGGAAAGGCCACAACGTGCAACATGCATTGTCCTCTAccacaaaacacacgcacatgcacacacacacacacacacttgtttttctctccttgtAGGGACCAGAAACACAAATGCATGTTCCCTATCCCCAAACCTATATACCTAATCTTATCCTAGCCCAATGCTAAATCAAAATGCCTAACCCTATAAGTAACCCCAATATTTACACTATAACCCCTAagatagaaatattttttttgtagtggatacctgaaaaaaacacttgtggGGAGCAATTTTTCTTTGTGGGGATTCAGTTCCTCAATGGACACATAGACTAGTTCACAAACATACCTACATAaccaacatacagtggggagaacaagtatttgatacactgccgattttgcaggatttcctacttacaaagcatgtagaaaatcacattgtatgatttttaaataattaatttgtatttaattgcatgacataagtatttgatcacctaccaaccagtaagaattccggctctcacagacctgtcagtTTTTCCTTAAGAAGCCCTCATgatctccactcattacttgtattaactgcacctgtttgaacttgttacctgtataaaagacacctgtccacaaactcaatcaaacagactccaacctctccacaatggccaagaccagagagctgtgtaaggacatcagggataaaattgtagacctgcacaaggctgggatgtgctacaggacaataggcaagcagcttggttagaaggcaacaactgttggcacaattattagaaaatggaagaagttcaagaagttcaatctccctcgggctggggctccatgcgagatctcacctcgtggggcatcaatgatcatgaggaaggtgagggatcagcccagaactacacagcaggacctgataaatgacctgaagagagctgggaccacagtctcaaagaaaaccattagtaacacactacgccatcatggataaaaatcctgcagcacacgcaaggtcctcctgctcaagccagcgcatgtctgaagtttgccaatgaccatctagatgatccagaggagaaatgggagaaggtcatgtggtctgatgagacaaaaatagagctttttggtctaaactctactcgctgtgtttggaggaagaagaaggattagtacaaccccaagaacaccatctcaaccatgaagcatggaggtggaaacatcattctttggggatgcttttctgcaaaggggacaggacgaatgcaccgtattgaggggaggatggatggggccatgtatcacgagatcttggccaacaacctccttccctcagtaagagcattgaagatgggtcgtggctaggtctttcagcatgacaacgacccgaaacacacagccagggcaactaaggagtggctccgtaagaagcatctcaaggtcctggagtggcctagccagtctccatacatgaacccaatagaaaatctttggagggagctgaaagtccgtattgcccagcgacagccccaaaacctgaagaatctggagaagatctgtatgaaggagtgggccacaatccctgctgcagtgtgtgcaaacctggtcaagaactacaggatatgatctctataattgcaaacaaatgttctgcttttctgttgtatcaaatacttatgtataataaaatgaaaattaattacttaaaaatcatacaatgtgattttctggattttagttttagattccgtcactcacagttgaagtgtacctatgataaaaattacagaactctacatgctttgtaagtggcaaaacctgcaaaatcggcagtgtatcaaatacttgttctcctcactgtatatacttTGGAAAGGGCAACTAGAGGTCAGGTGTccaataataattaataattctCATGTATTTTAATATCCCCAAAGATACAAGGGAGCAAAGCCGAAAATGTGCGTGGGAAATCCAAATTAGCAATAAACATCCACTCTGTAAGAACAGGAGAGTCACAATGCACAATATCCCAGAGTGGAACTCTCATTTCCTGCGGACTAACAACTGGCAGACCCAGAAAATGGTGTTTACATGAGATGGGGAGGCTGAACTCTCCCTCGCCCTGGCTCCTATTCCTGCCAACGCTGGCAACCCCATGCCCAGTCTCTGGCCGCAGACCGAAGCCTCCTTCAGCCACTTAGCCTCCCTACGTCAGTCCCCGTCATTGTGTTTCCGTACACAACGGCACAATTGATCATTCTTCGCGGCGGGCCTCTGACACCGCGACAGGACGGCTGATATGTGTCTGACTGGCACCAGGGGgggaaacagacattttatctTTTATCTTCTATTGTCAATAAGAACAAAAACAGTCCGTTTTTGACATGTCATGGGGACGTATTACGTTTTCAGATAACTGGGTGCGCGCGAGCACACGAATGCATAACGTGTTTCTCAGTGTGGGTCGAATTGCTCAAACCCATCAATGAAAATGTTGAAGGTGGCGAATGCTGTAGCTCAAAAGCTGGTTAGGTGTGCCATCTAGTGGTTCGTTTAGGACAGACAGTGAAAGATGATATGACTGTTTACTTTGGTAACCGGGCTATCGCAGTTGTTGTTATTAGAGGGTTGACGCAATGTGTTTCCCCTGCATCAGTCTCTCGTGACACAACGTGGACATGTAATGTGTCAACACACAGTAGTTGGACAGCACATGCGACTGTTCCTTCCGGGTTCTGGGATTACAAATCTAATTCAGTTATAGGTAACAGAAACAgatcaaacacaaataaattgtatatttcggggggggcgggggttgtTTGGGTTATGACATAACCAGTGTATCTGCAGTAGGCTGGAGTTTGGTTGGTTGCATGGATGTTGGTCTGGATTCCCTCTCCAAAGGGGTCATGCAAGGTTTTATTATTAGTGTCCTTGGAATGCAACGTGCCGGCTGACATTTAGAGGCGTGTGTACCTCAGTCCGCCACTTGGAAACACACAAATCTCCCTGCGAAGGACACGGTCAATCCTTGCCCTCTCCCCTTTCCCCTGTCTCCAGCCACGCCCCCCGCGGAGGACAAGCCTGCACATGATTCTGTTTTCCAACATTTCTCAAAGGGCTGGGACATGCCGGTCATCACCACCTCATGCTTTTGTTGTGGTACGGACACAGGTGGCCAGACACATGGCTGTTGATGTTTACGAATGGTATGTTTTCTGAGCATCTTCTCTTCGGTTCATTTGAATTTATTATGAAAGGATGTCTTATCTTTTCGTGACTCAAAATGATAACAGTTGTACATTAATAGGATCtgctgagtaaaaaaaaaatctgtatttacAGTAACTTTCTGCTTTATTTAACAGTGGAAAAATGTTGAGTTTCTACTGACAGAGCCGTGGGCTGAATTCAAACCCATGTGAACCAGAGGTAGCAGCCCAGGCCAGtggaccaccctaggccacaaGCTAGATTGCTTCTGTACAGGGCCGTCACCATGAATTCTGGACCCCTAAAAAGATATATGCCTGAGCCCTCTCACTAACAGGCAACATTAATATTATTACAAGATCATAGTTTACGGCACTATTTAACCCACCCACTCCATTGGCTTCAGTGCAATACACTGTATATCAACAGACCTATGCAAATCGCCATATTACAAAAGAAATTGACAGTGTGAAGTGGAACATGCCTTTTGAGAATTACTCACTACAATCCATATAGTGTCATTTCATGGGGCAATACAGATTTTATTGCTAGGAGCACTTTGCTACCCTCCACTTATACATTTCTAAGGCAATTTGCATAGCTCCATTGTCATACAGTGTATTGCATTAGAGGcgttccattatcagactttctGCCTTGCGAAGTCAGATAatggacattttcagttgttacaggtacgtgtctaccccAGGATTTGTACTACTGCAAATTcaatttagaattgccatcgtacttgcatttttacagttgttacataggCATGTCTACCACGGGGacatcattgctgctatccctgcatcccggttgcatcTTACTCCTTCAAtatgcctcgattgcacatctagaatgccactTAGAACTGCCATATGTACCCAacaactattatacctatatatgTCATACACTACACTTTTATACTactatacttgtacattttctgccctcctctatttgccttaattgtacatttagttttgccatttgtactgcatttgccttcattgcacacctatacattccacttgtaatataaatatacatttacattttctgccctcttctatttgcacttctggttagatgctaactgcatttcgttgtactgttcaatgacaagaaagttgaatctaatctaataacaGCAGGTAAGCTGTGTATCAAGATTTGAGCATAGCACATTTGTATGAAGGAAAGTCAGCTTATTACAATGGTTAAAATTGGAACAGAaacttatttttataatttttttacattttatattcctCTACTCAATTAATTTGCCTTATTTATGTAATTCTGACACAACTTGCAATGTTAGCTGGGAAACCAGCTTGCTAGAATTAGGTAGCTATTTGACACCAGAAGCACCAACTATCTTGGCCACCTGTCTCCACgctgtattcttttttttgtagcTCAGGGAATGCCACCATTgctactaaaataaaataaaaagttttatAAATGACCGCAAAAGCAGACAATGGAACCTTATTATTGTGAAACTAAAGCTATCTGTTCTTTTCATTGAGAACAGAGCATACGCAGAGCATTTCACAACCCCCTACGCGAAATCCCGTGACTGGTCAGTCCTCAGCGATAGGCGCGTTGGGAAATCTGTACCTTTTCTTCGCGTCTCATAGATCCCACGCATCGCCCCACAAGCCAGCTACGTTTCCCTTCAAATGGATTGAGCCATCGCgaacaatgtgaatgtacgggTCAAAACCGCAACACTACAAAATGACATCTGGACAACTAGCTCGCTGTTTCATTTGCGGTGTATACCTAGCGAAATGATCGTCTAATGTTAATTCCTGTTACAGCTAGCTAGATAACAGCAAACGTTAGAGAGCTGTAACTagcctacagtacatacatctACGTACATGCTAGCTagttgtatttatatatttatattttttcctcGTGCTAGCAAGTAGTATACTGTTGCTACTCACATCTCAAATGCTTGGCTTGTTTAGTGGTgcttcctttatttattttttcctgtgCCCTTTGCTATGATTGTAACATCTTGCCTGCCACCCATTGCTGACTGAGCGGGGATTTTTCTCAACTTCTCCGAGGAACGTACAGATGGAGTAGACGATTTGTTTGAGGGATTCGTAGAGGATACCGGGTTATCGGATCATTTAAATTAGGGAAAGTGGATACTATATTCAGCGACTGTATTTATCTTTCAAAAACGTATGACTAATACTGGGTCCTGACTCCTGCCAAACCATGGGTGCAGTTATTCATATCCACGTTTCTCATCCTATTTCCGAACCATGCCCCCATTAACTCCCTTGTGGCTAGTAAGAAAGTCCctccattcaaaacaaaacGTGTGAATTACAATGCATCATATATGATGTAGCAACTGAAAGAGAGCTCCAGTGTACAAACCACAATGACCAAATCCCCCTACACCTTTAACCAGGGCCGTTGCATGGAATGCTAGCCCCCGAATCGATTAACACGGCTCTAACTTGTCAAAACTCATCACAACCACGCACAGCGAGATGTTTGGAATACCATGTGGCAGCCAGAATATAAACTAGAGTACATACCCGTATGTACAACACCTGTTATTATGTTGCTGGTTATCAAGAGAGCAGACTGAGTAAGATCAGTGTTGAGGCCAGGACAGTGTTGCACAAGCCCAGCTGTGGGCCTTCAGGGCACTGAGGtgacgcaaacacacacaatgttctAGTTgtgtgacacacaaacacactggaaaAGGGTCAGCATTTAGGTGTGTAGAATATGATCTTACAAGGTCAAGCACTAATGTACTACATAATGTAGAGCAATATGGTTGACTGCTGTTCCTATGTGGGCCTTCTAATCATGTTGTTTTCTACTTCATTTCATTGCTATGTTGTTTACCCTGAAATTCTGCATTCCTTTCTCTCAGCTGTGGATTTGATTTATGCTTGGAGCATCTTCAAAGAAAGGTGAATGTTAAACATTTCTCCGTAATGCACAAGGATGTGGACATGCCctgtcacatacacagttcatACCCATTTGGCAAAAACAGGTTGAAATAGGTTATTTCGCCAATATTAtcacacaaaaaagtattttttcagTCAGTGTACAACATACATCCAATGACATTCTGACATTCTCTGATCTCATGTTGAATTCTGTAAGTTGACAACTCAACCAAATGCAAATTGGAAGCAGATGTTGAACTGACGTCTGTGCCCAGTGGGTGGTGTCTGGCTTTGAGAAGACTGAagatgtaaacaaatgtaaagGACCTAAGGCGAGGGTTGGTAGCTGGTGGCGAGACATTAGTATTGGCGGGACCGAATAAACAGACTGCTTCAGCCTATCAAAATCTTTTTGGTTCTCAACCCTGAATGTGTATCTCatacagaaggagagagggcaCGTGGGTGTTGCTAAATATGGCATGTGCCAGGTGGGAGGGGGCCCAAGTTCTCAGAATTTGGCCTTGCAAACAAGTGGAAGGAGGGACTCGTGCTGAAAACGACATGGGGGCTCGGGTGTCACCGGCCTCAAAGCGGTATAAAAGGCGTGCATGGCCAGCAGAGTGGCTAGATCAAAATAAACCAagtgaagacagcagtccataTACCGGACTgccagagaaggagagacaaagaaagaaaagtgcCTAGGCCGGTTACTCAGAATTTTAAGGATTTTAAGTACGTTTTGAGAAGACATCATCCAGACATGGATATCCAAACCAGCCAGGTGACACACCAGCCCAGCCAAAGAGAGAGCCTTGAGAGCCAGCTGAGCTGCCCAATCTGCCTGGAGATGTTCCAGAAGCCCGTGGTCATCCTGCCGTGCCAGCACAACTTGTGCCGCGGCTGCGCCAGCGACCTCTACGACTCCCGCAACCCCTACCACTACTCCGGGGGAATCTTCCGCTGCCCCACCTGCCGATTCGAGGTCGTCCTGGACCGCCATGGAGTCTACGGCCTGCAGAGGAACTTGCTCGTCGAGAACATTATCGACATCTACAAACAGCAGCAGGAGAGCGGCGGCGAAGGGAGACGCAACAGTGATGTCACAGACCCCCCGCTGAAGGACAAAGACACCAAGGAGCCCATGTGCACTGAACACGAGGACGAGCGCATCAACATCTACTGTGTCACTTGCCAGACTCCCACCTGCTCCATGTGCAAAGTGTTTGGCCAGCACAAGGACTGCGACGTGTCGCCCCTGCAGAGCATCTATGATGCCCAGAAGGCCGAACTGCGGAGCGCCGTGGACCTCCTGGCAGCGGGAAACAGCTGCATTCAAGCTGTAATGGCTCAGATGGAAGAAACCTGCAAGAGCATCGAGGAGAACAGCCAGCTCCAGAAGAGACGCCTCGGGGAGAGCTTTGACATGCTCTacgccatcctggaggagcgtAAGGCCCAGCTCCTGGAGAAGATTACCcaagtggagggggagaaactGGGGGTGCTGAAGTCCCTAGTGGAGAAGTATACGGAGCAGCTCCAGGCCAGCATCAACCTGAAGGAGAAGGCGGCTCAGACCATGGaaaaggtcaatgcagccgacTTCCTAGTCAGTGGGAAGGAGCTGATCTCACAGGCCAAAGAGGCGGCTAAAGGTTCCAACATCCAGAGGCCTGAGCCTGGGTTTGAGAGCATGGAACACTTCACCCTGTGCACCGATGACGTGGAAGTCATCTTGTACCAaatggactttggacagggggaTGAGGAAGATGTGGTgacagaggaagaagaagaagagggggAAGAGGAATAGTTATGTTAGAGTTTTCACTAAAGCTCTATCTATAGACTGTTATAAGTACTGTATTGCTGTGGTTGAGGATAGGTTGAGGTACTGAAAAAGGTTAGGGATTTATTGGATGGACAAGCTGCTTTTTGAGAAAGAGTAACTAGGGATTTATGAACTAGAATATTCACTGGGGTGAATACACAATGTAGACCTTGAGTTGGAACTGAAATGATGAAACGTTgttttttacacacacaaaatgcaacattttgtattgactttttcttttttatacttttgtatttttactttagttatacattttctgttttggatATCTCTGGAAATAGATATCACATGAAAACTACTATGTTTACACTTGAATGCttttgacatactgtacatcgTTCAAGTCTAGACTGCAtacaaaaatctataaaaagtatatatatatatatatatatattatttctgtTATGGAGAATGTCTTATTGTCCATTAATCTATTGAAAACTTGAATTGCTGCAAAATGCACTTGATTCACTTGGTGTTGTTTTTAACACAACTGTAACATGTCATTAAGTTTGAGCAAATAAAGTAGAAAAATATGTTGCTTGTCCTGTCAATATTCCATACGACTTTCAAACTAATAGGGCTTTATTTAGCACTACAAACTTCCCCTACATTTGTGTGACTCTTGATTTTAGAGTATAGCCTTACTTAGTCTGCTTGCTGGTGAAAATAGGGGCTATttttaccaggctagaataGGAGAGGTGGTGAAGGGCCTGAAAGGCCTTGAATAGATCTGTGCAGCGGTGGCTCTCATGTTTCTATCCCTGACCTAGCCTCTCCACTTGACTTGACCATTCCAGTTGCTGTCTGACTTTGTCTGGCATGCCTCCCAGAGctatgggtcagaggtcaaacaCTGATACCATTATCGGACAAGTCAGAAGCATGAAGGAAAAAATGACATGGCaacattactttaaaaaaatgtggtcTGCTAGTGTGAGTGGGACCTCTGACTGTGAGGCTGTTTCTAGGGACATTGTCAAGGACCTCAATACAACAGTCCCTGGCACTTTCTATATACATTCAAGTACAAAGACCATGCTTTGAGTCAATGTGGCATTTCTACTGTTTtgatacaatgttttttttttttatattcaacaACAAATTCAAAGATGGCCTCCATTTTTAATCCACTCGCTCCATTTTTCCCAATGATGCCTTTCTCGAAGCGTCCCACGACTGAACATTAAATAGCCTACAACAACGATAACCTTGGAAAAAGCTTGTCTCACAACATGCCAGAGATTCGCTGACGTTGGCAGGCCTGCTCTGGAGTCAGCCAGCTGACTGCTCTTAGCCTCTGACCGACGAGCTCATGGTGCCGGTGAAGAGCCGATAAAGACGCTCAACAGGCTGTCATGTTCCACTCAGCTGCTCTGTAGTTACTGTACAGTCCTCGCGCCAAGAGAGCCAGAGCCCACTTACACCACTACCAATCAACTCAGCTGAACCTACAGAGACCGCATTTTGCTGTCGCCGGCTTAGCTATGTAGATCAAACCTTTGTCACCCGAAACAAAGGGTTTATTTCTGTGCTAGAACAGGAGTTATTCCAGGAAAAGTGGAATGTAGTTTTTCCCTACACTGAACCGGCGGATAAAACCGCAAGGCTGCTGTAAAACAAGTTAACAGACACAGTGGCTATTTTACCTGACACTGCATGTCCCCTACTGTACGTCTGACATATGGGAGAGCATGTGGCCTAGTCAGTGGCTGATATGACAGATGGTGCATGTGGATGTACAGTCCTGCCCATGACAGGCACCATACACAGCAGCCCATAACTGCTGGTACAATTACATGTCCCCgtgaaagatacattttaatcaGGGGTAGAATGTTTTCCATAAGCTAGGAATAATTTTGACTCCATTACAATTCGGACATCTATACCTTAAGGCTGTGTTGAGCAGGCTGGGTATATCTAGCCTGCTTTAATGATGAGAATGTGTCGGCACCTCAGGTTGGCTAACTTGGAATGGGTGGCTAGTCAGCTGAAGTGAGATTTGTCCTTCACTCATACACGTGTACAGTAACGCATTTTAATTTCAGCCGAACAGCTGACTTCTTCGTTTCATTTCTAATTTTAGACCTTATTAAAGCTCTCTACACTGTAACCTACAAGTGCATTGACTCCGACCACATTTGGGCTTGATTGGGCTGCACAGACAAACCACTTTTTGCTGCAGTGGCTACCTCTTGGAGCAGCCAGTTTCCCTAAGAGGAGTGCTTATCTAGTGGCTGATCTTTTAGGGTT contains:
- the trim63a gene encoding E3 ubiquitin-protein ligase TRIM63a produces the protein MDIQTSQVTHQPSQRESLESQLSCPICLEMFQKPVVILPCQHNLCRGCASDLYDSRNPYHYSGGIFRCPTCRFEVVLDRHGVYGLQRNLLVENIIDIYKQQQESGGEGRRNSDVTDPPLKDKDTKEPMCTEHEDERINIYCVTCQTPTCSMCKVFGQHKDCDVSPLQSIYDAQKAELRSAVDLLAAGNSCIQAVMAQMEETCKSIEENSQLQKRRLGESFDMLYAILEERKAQLLEKITQVEGEKLGVLKSLVEKYTEQLQASINLKEKAAQTMEKVNAADFLVSGKELISQAKEAAKGSNIQRPEPGFESMEHFTLCTDDVEVILYQMDFGQGDEEDVVTEEEEEEGEEE